In the Neodiprion virginianus isolate iyNeoVirg1 chromosome 2, iyNeoVirg1.1, whole genome shotgun sequence genome, CCATGGCATTAGTGAACCGGCGGTATGTGACATTTGAGAACAATGATTTTCGAAGTGAAACTTCTTATGGCACACATCTGTATAGAGAGTGAATATTTCTAAATATCGTATTATCGATTACAGTACAATCAAATCAATCTATCCTATGCCCATCTTTGCACATTGGTTGATCTGGGATGAGAAGacacaaatatatttcattattacatTCAATACcgtgaggctgaagttagtcAAGTTATTGTAAAGATTCACATTTCGGAAAACCCCggttattttgaattttaggaatatctgaaattcagtaaattaTAGTATAAGgcaaaataaattcacaatttgaaAACTTAGCTACTTCAAAGTCACgataatattacaaaatagCCTCCGCAATGTTTAGTTACGCTAACGTTACTAACCTTAGCCTAATTCAATACCGATTTATTCTTTTTCGGTCTTAAGATAATCTGAAATTGACAGCAAAGTAGTTTTAATCCAACCGCTCATACAGGTTACACgcaacgattattttttactcacagAGTATTCATAgcaaaaataacaaatctATCAGATTGTACGATTTGTTTGTCATGAtggattattataaataatggcTAATGTGAGGAAATCATTAGACAATATACGAATTGTATACTCCTAGTCCAAATCTCCTGACAATtccttttgtttcattttaagTATCGCCTCCGCTTCATTGATAAACTTATCCGCTAGAGCTTGAACTTGATTCTGTATACTACGTTGAAGATCCTCAGAGAtatatttcttgtttttcactgACTTGATGCAATCCAGTTGGATATCCCTGATACTTTTACGACAACCAATGAACATCGCCTTGGCATTTTTAGCCAAATTTTCTCTGTGCTCCTTGGTGATTCTGAACGAGAATGGGAATatgatgaaatattcaatACGAATGGCCAATGCAGATGAAACAAAACATACTGGTTGGCATATATCAAATAACTTCTATCTGCGCACATTTTTGATCTAATGATTATGTAAGTAACTACAACAAACTCATGAGCTGAACAATGAAACTTACTTTGGAATTGGTACAAAGAGCGTGGTTCCGTCCTGTTGGGGGTTAAGATTCATTCCACTTTTAGCTAAAGCTTGTATGATATTGGGAATGACTTGGGGGAACGCAGAGACATCAATTATCAACGTCTTGGGTTTTCTCGCGACTTGTGATAATTCTTGTAGTTCGTATTCCTTACTCTCCCACGGAATTGGTATTTGTTCAATCGAGCCAACGGAAGAGCGCAGTGTCAAGTTCTTGGAGTAATTATCCTTTAAATTATTAACGGTATGTTCGAATTGCGTAAGCAGTTTCTCTGTATTGATCACATCTGACAGTTCGTTCAGGTTTACTTCTACCTTAGTCTGTTTCTTCTTATCCTTTCCTCGGTCCTTCGTCTTGGCCAAATTGAGAGATGACACGATAAAGCATCGCTTACGCATGCACTTCAACGAATTGTAACCAAGCTGCATGACAAAAGGATTCCATTCCATTTTATCACTTGCATCTTTACctaataagtgaaaaaaaccACGAAAATGCGTGGGTTTCTTTTCTATCGTCGATGCCAGTAAACGATACCTCGCCGGGCAGGTTCTACTCCAAACACTCCAA is a window encoding:
- the LOC124299159 gene encoding ribosome-recycling factor, mitochondrial, encoding MLIVKTLWSVWSRTCPARYRLLASTIEKKPTHFRGFFHLLGKDASDKMEWNPFVMQLGYNSLKCMRKRCFIVSSLNLAKTKDRGKDKKKQTKVEVNLNELSDVINTEKLLTQFEHTVNNLKDNYSKNLTLRSSVGSIEQIPIPWESKEYELQELSQVARKPKTLIIDVSAFPQVIPNIIQALAKSGMNLNPQQDGTTLFVPIPKITKEHRENLAKNAKAMFIGCRKSIRDIQLDCIKSVKNKKYISEDLQRSIQNQVQALADKFINEAEAILKMKQKELSGDLD